In Blattabacterium cuenoti, the genomic window TGGAATCAACAAGATGAATATATTTTTATCTTATTGCAAGAAATGCAAAAATCAAATTTTTGCAAAAAAGATTTTGTAAAATCTTATCCTTCTTCTTTTGAAGAAGAAAAAAGATTTATAATAAAATATTATAAAAATTTTGTCATTCCAAATAAGCAATTAATAGAATATATAGAAGACCTATATTATATTAATGGAGAAGAAAACTTGTATATAGCTCATACAATGGTATGTAAAACCTTACAATTTATTAATCATTCTACTCCTCAAAATTTTAAATTATATAATGTTTATAAAAATGATGAAAATAAAAAATTTATTATCGATTTATATCGAAATACAATTTTTCATAAAGAAGAATTTAATAATTTAATCAATAATATATCAAGTAATTGGGATATAAAAAGAATAGCAATTATAGATTTGATTATATTGCAAATGGCTATTTGTGAATTTTTATATTTTCCAAATATACCTCCTAAAGCAACTATGAATGAATATATAGAAATTACAAAAATATTTTGTATGGAAAAAAGCAAAACTTTTGTTAATGGTATATTAGATCAAATATTTAGATTTTTATATAAAAAAAATAAAATATTCAAAATAGGAAAAGGACTCATGTAAGTCTATTCAAAATTATAATATTATATTTTATGTTTTTTTCATTACAACAAAATTCTATTACAAACACAATTTGGATGTTTCTATTGATTTTTATTATATTTTATTTCTTTATGATACGTCCTCAAATAAAAAAGCAAAAAATTGAAAAAAAATTTCAGGAAAATTTAAAAAAAGGAAACCATATAGTAACAAATTCAGGAATACATGGGAGAATAATAGATATTACTGATCATTTTTGTATACTAGAAACTATTACAGGAAAAATAAAACTTGAAAGAAATATAATCTCTAAAGAATTAACCCAATTACGTTATAATAATAACAACATTATAGATTATGATAAAGAAAATAAGAAATGAAAATAAAAAAATGTTAGTAGGTATAACAGGTAAAATGGGTTCTGGAAAAAGTTTATTTTCTTCCTTTTTAAAAAAAAAAGGAATACCTATTTATTATTCAGATCAAAGAGGA contains:
- the nusB gene encoding transcription antitermination factor NusB; translated protein: MSIRRHFRIRSLQFLYAQHLSKMDSNKVEENMLQSIETLHDLYIYLLYLILKIRENALEKNLHNKNKTDFIHKFVYNSVIQILSKNKYLIEEYRSTKNSRKILWNQQDEYIFILLQEMQKSNFCKKDFVKSYPSSFEEEKRFIIKYYKNFVIPNKQLIEYIEDLYYINGEENLYIAHTMVCKTLQFINHSTPQNFKLYNVYKNDENKKFIIDLYRNTIFHKEEFNNLINNISSNWDIKRIAIIDLIILQMAICEFLYFPNIPPKATMNEYIEITKIFCMEKSKTFVNGILDQIFRFLYKKNKIFKIGKGLM
- the yajC gene encoding preprotein translocase subunit YajC, giving the protein MIRPQIKKQKIEKKFQENLKKGNHIVTNSGIHGRIIDITDHFCILETITGKIKLERNIISKELTQLRYNNNNIIDYDKENKK